ACTTACGCAGTGCGATTGGTTTCCCACCATCACGTGATGAGACTCAAGAAAACAACTTGATCATTACCGAATACAACCGAACCGTACAAGGCTTCTTGGTTGGACAAGTTCGCAATATCGTGAATACGACATGGACAGAAATCCAACCGCCACCAAAGACTACGGGTCGAGCAAACTATTTAACTGCTATCACGCATATCCAAGAAGAAGAGCAGCACAAAATCGTTGAGATCATCGATGTTGAAAAGGTGTTAGCGGAGATCATCGACTACGATGTGTCGATTTCTGACGGTGTTCTAGATCAGCAGTTAGCGAATGAAATGGTTGGCCGTAATGTGCTTATCGTGGATGACTCTTCAACAGCACGCAACCAGATCAAAGGCACCTTGTCGCAACTTGGTTTGAACATTATCGAATGTTGTGACGGCTTAGAAGCACTGACTTTACTTAAGAAGTGGTGTGATGAAGGCAAAGACATCAATCAAGAAATACTGTTGATGATCACCGATGCCGAAATGCCAGAAATGGATGGCTACAAACTGACTCATGAAGTTCGAACTGATCCTCGAATGCATGACTTGTTTATTACGCTAAATACTTCATTAAGTGGTAGTTTCAATGAAGCCATGGTTGAGAAAGTAGGGTGTAATCGCTTTATTTCTAAATTCCAACCAGACCTCTTAGTTGAAGTAACTCAAGAGCGAATGCGTCAGATTTTGTAATTAATGCAGCTGTACGGTTTGTTTCGAATGACCTTGGCGGAAACGTTTGCTAGTATTTGATACAGCATGTTTTTAACAAAATATGCTCAACGACTAACGTAACTTTTCATGCACAATCTAAGGTAGTTCCTCTGAATGATATGGTTAACGTCTAAAGTCGTCATGACTTTGAGCTTATTACTGTATAGGGAATTTAAGAAAAGACGTACGGAAGCGGACGTTGAGGTATAACTCAACAAATTGAATTTAAGGGAAGCGGATGCTTCCCTTTTTCGTTTCTAGCGTTT
Above is a window of Vibrio atlanticus DNA encoding:
- a CDS encoding chemotaxis protein CheV, encoding MSGVLNSVDQRTKLVGENRLELLLFSLNSRQLFAINVFKVKEVLKVPVLTRLPGSHHHITGVASLRGESVPVIDLRSAIGFPPSRDETQENNLIITEYNRTVQGFLVGQVRNIVNTTWTEIQPPPKTTGRANYLTAITHIQEEEQHKIVEIIDVEKVLAEIIDYDVSISDGVLDQQLANEMVGRNVLIVDDSSTARNQIKGTLSQLGLNIIECCDGLEALTLLKKWCDEGKDINQEILLMITDAEMPEMDGYKLTHEVRTDPRMHDLFITLNTSLSGSFNEAMVEKVGCNRFISKFQPDLLVEVTQERMRQIL